In Nothobranchius furzeri strain GRZ-AD chromosome 19, NfurGRZ-RIMD1, whole genome shotgun sequence, the following are encoded in one genomic region:
- the pithd1 gene encoding PITH domain-containing protein 1, giving the protein MAGHGHSCGSEGEHEPAERGLEFGLYRRIDLEKLQCLNESRDGDGKLVFKPWDRRKERDQYVESDSDEELLFNIPFTGSVKLKGIIISGENDDSHPAEIRLYKNIPQMSFDDTGREPEQAFRLNRDPLAELEYPTKIARFTNVHHLSIHVSKNFGAENTRIYFIGLRGEYTEAHRHEVTICNYEATANPADHKVDSIFPQTNFIS; this is encoded by the exons ATGGCCGGGCACGGGCACAGCTGCGGGTCCGAGGGGGAGCACGAACCCGCCGAGAGGGGTCTGGAGTTCGGACTGTACCGTCGCATCGACCTGGAGAAGTTGCAGTGTCTGAACGAGAGCAGAGATGGAGACGGGAAGCTGGTGTTCAAACCGTGGGACAGGCGGAAGGAACGAGACCAG TATGTTGAGAGCGACTCCGATGAAGAGCTGCTGTTCAACATCCC TTTCACGGGCAGCGTGAAGCTGAAGGGAATCATCATCTCCGGAGAGAACGACGACTCCCATCCCGCTGAGATACGACT ATACAAAAACATCCCCCAGATGTCGTTTGACGACACCGGCAGAGAACCTGAACAAGCCTTCAGACTCAACAGAGACCCTCTCGCTGAGCTGGAGTATCCAACCAA GATTGCTCGTTTTACCAACGTTCATCACCTCTCCATCCACGTCTCCAAGAACTTTGGAGCCGAGAACACCCGGATCTACTTCATTGGACTTAGAGGAGAGTACACGGAG GCTCACAGGCATGAAGTGACCATCTGTAACTACGAGGCGACAGCGAACCCTGCAGATCATAAAGTGGACAGCATCTTCCCACAAACCAACTTCATTTCTTGA